Proteins co-encoded in one Mesorhizobium huakuii genomic window:
- a CDS encoding DODA-type extradiol aromatic ring-opening family dioxygenase: MTGEFRRNFDVLEKSLVDMRAELGSAPKAVLVISGHWEETGFAISSGVKPGMVYDYHGFPEYLYNITYNAPGSPELANHVQRLLRASGIEAPLDPTRGYDHGTFSIMKPLYPEEDIPVVQLSLDMGYDPALHIKVGRALAPLRAEGVLIIGSGLSYHNLSAMRGTGGYEPSRRFDAWLQETLTHCPSEKRTERLIEWERAPAARAAHPREDHLIPLMVVVGAAEDEPGGTIYHQKDFAGGLTASSFRFGLAPGLFNANIFVIGFDASRAKRAIPSGRFV; the protein is encoded by the coding sequence ATGACGGGCGAGTTCCGCCGCAATTTCGACGTGCTCGAGAAGTCGCTGGTGGACATGCGCGCCGAACTCGGCAGCGCGCCGAAGGCGGTCCTCGTGATCTCGGGCCACTGGGAAGAGACTGGTTTTGCCATCTCGTCAGGTGTCAAGCCGGGCATGGTCTATGACTATCACGGCTTTCCGGAATACCTCTATAACATCACCTACAATGCGCCCGGCTCGCCGGAGCTCGCCAACCATGTTCAGCGGCTACTCCGCGCAAGCGGCATCGAAGCACCACTTGATCCAACACGCGGTTACGATCACGGCACCTTCAGCATCATGAAGCCTCTCTATCCGGAGGAGGACATTCCTGTGGTCCAGCTTTCGCTGGATATGGGTTACGATCCGGCGCTGCATATCAAGGTCGGTCGGGCTCTCGCGCCTCTGCGCGCCGAGGGCGTTCTGATCATCGGCAGCGGCCTCAGCTATCACAACCTGTCTGCCATGCGCGGCACGGGCGGATACGAGCCGTCCCGCCGCTTCGACGCCTGGCTCCAGGAAACTCTGACGCATTGTCCTTCTGAGAAGCGAACCGAACGGCTCATCGAATGGGAACGGGCACCAGCGGCCCGCGCGGCGCACCCCCGTGAAGATCACCTCATCCCGCTGATGGTGGTGGTCGGTGCCGCCGAAGACGAACCGGGTGGCACGATCTATCACCAGAAAGACTTCGCGGGCGGGCTCACCGCGTCGAGCTTCCGCTTCGGCCTCGCCCCAGGGCTGTTCAACGCTAACATCTTTGTGATCGGCTTTGATGCGTCGCGGGCAAAAAGGGCGATTCCCTCCGGGAGATTTGTCTGA